A section of the Oryzias latipes chromosome 10, ASM223467v1 genome encodes:
- the LOC101158706 gene encoding C-terminal-binding protein 1 isoform X1 → MALMDKHKQVKRQRLDRICEGIRPPILNGPMHPRPLVALLDGRDCTVEMPILKDVATVAFCDAQSTQEIHEKVLNEAVAALLYHTITLSRDDLEKFKGLRVIVRIGSGFDNVDVKAAAELGIAVCNVPAASVEETADTSLCLILNLYRRVTWMHQALREGTRASSVEQIREVAGGAARIRGETLGIIGLGRVGQAVALRAKAFGFGVIFYDPYLPDGVERSLGLQRMATLQDLLIHSDCVSLHCSLNEHNHHLINDFTIKQMRQGAFLVNTSRGGLVDEKALAQALKEGRIRGAALDVHEAEPFSFSTGPLKDAPNLICTPHTAWYSEQASVEAREEAAREVRRAITGRIPDSLKNCVNKEYLMAASQWPSMETATVHPELNGATYRFPPGLIGVAAAGGLPGTGTGVDSLVTGTLAHGIAPVTHPPHAPSPGQPAKAEADRDIPSDQ, encoded by the exons ATGGCTTTgatggacaaacacaaacaggtcAAGCGGCAGAGACTTGACCGTATTTGTGAGG GTATCAGACCCCCCATCCTCAATGGGCCGATGCATCCGCGGCCCCTGGTGGCACTGCTGGATGGACGAGACTGCACTGTAGAGATGCCCATCCTGAAGGACGTGGCCACGGTGGCTTTTTGTGATGCTCAATCCACACAAGAGATACACGAGAAG GTGCTTAATGAAGCTGTGGCTGCCCTGCTCTACCACACCATAACTTTATCCAGAGACGACttggaaaagttcaaaggtcTGCGTGTGATCGTCAGGATTGGTTCCGGCTTTGACAACGTCGACGTCAAAGCCGCTGCTGAGCTAG GCATCGCTGTGTGCAACGTGCCAGCGGCGTCGGTGGAGGAGACGGCCGACACCTCGCTATGTCTGATCCTCAACCTGTACAGGCGAGTCACCTGGATGCACCAAGCACTGAGGGAGGGGACGCGTGCTTCCAGCGTGGAGCAGATAAGGGAGGTGGCTGGTGGCGCCGCTCGAATCCGCGGTGAAACGTTGGGGATCATCGGCCTCG GACGCGTGGGTCAAGCTGTAGCTCTGCGGGCCAAGGCCTTCGGCTTCGGCGTGATCTTTTACGACCCGTACCTGCCTGACGGCGTGGAGCGCTCGCTGGGCCTGCAGAGAATGGCCACCCTGCAGGACCTGCTCATCCACTCCGACTGCGTTTCCCTTCACTGCAGCCTCAACGAGCACAACCACCACCTCATTAATGACTTCACTATCAAACAG ATGCGTCAGGGGGCCTTCCTGGTGAACACGTCACGAGGCGGTTTGGTTGACGAAAAAGCACTGGCTCAGGCCCTCAAAGAAGGCCGAATACGGGGGGCCGCCCTGGACGTCCACGAGGCGGAACCCTTCAG CTTTTCAACAGGGCCGCTGAAGGACGCTCCCAACCTGATCTGTACCCCGCACACGGCGTGGTACAGCGAGCAGGCCTCGGTGGAGGCGCGCGAAGAGGCAGCCAGAGAAGTGCGCCGGGCCATCACTG gtcgTATCCCTGACAGCCTGAagaactgtgttaataaggaGTACCTGATGGCGGCCTCTCAGTGGCCCAGCATGGAGACTGCCACAGTTCACCCAGAACTGAACGGAGCCACTTACAG ATTTCCTCCTGGTCTGATCGGTGTTGCGGCAGCGGGGGGGCTCCCAGGAACTGGCACAGGCGTTGACAGCCTGGTTACAGGAACCCTGGCCCACGGCATTGCCCCAGTCACCCATCCACCCCACGCCCCCTCCCCGGGGCAACCCGCGAAGGCCGAGGCCGACAGAGACATCCCCTCCGACCAATAG
- the LOC101158706 gene encoding C-terminal-binding protein 1 isoform X2, protein MQGIRPPILNGPMHPRPLVALLDGRDCTVEMPILKDVATVAFCDAQSTQEIHEKVLNEAVAALLYHTITLSRDDLEKFKGLRVIVRIGSGFDNVDVKAAAELGIAVCNVPAASVEETADTSLCLILNLYRRVTWMHQALREGTRASSVEQIREVAGGAARIRGETLGIIGLGRVGQAVALRAKAFGFGVIFYDPYLPDGVERSLGLQRMATLQDLLIHSDCVSLHCSLNEHNHHLINDFTIKQMRQGAFLVNTSRGGLVDEKALAQALKEGRIRGAALDVHEAEPFSFSTGPLKDAPNLICTPHTAWYSEQASVEAREEAAREVRRAITGRIPDSLKNCVNKEYLMAASQWPSMETATVHPELNGATYRFPPGLIGVAAAGGLPGTGTGVDSLVTGTLAHGIAPVTHPPHAPSPGQPAKAEADRDIPSDQ, encoded by the exons ATGCAAG GTATCAGACCCCCCATCCTCAATGGGCCGATGCATCCGCGGCCCCTGGTGGCACTGCTGGATGGACGAGACTGCACTGTAGAGATGCCCATCCTGAAGGACGTGGCCACGGTGGCTTTTTGTGATGCTCAATCCACACAAGAGATACACGAGAAG GTGCTTAATGAAGCTGTGGCTGCCCTGCTCTACCACACCATAACTTTATCCAGAGACGACttggaaaagttcaaaggtcTGCGTGTGATCGTCAGGATTGGTTCCGGCTTTGACAACGTCGACGTCAAAGCCGCTGCTGAGCTAG GCATCGCTGTGTGCAACGTGCCAGCGGCGTCGGTGGAGGAGACGGCCGACACCTCGCTATGTCTGATCCTCAACCTGTACAGGCGAGTCACCTGGATGCACCAAGCACTGAGGGAGGGGACGCGTGCTTCCAGCGTGGAGCAGATAAGGGAGGTGGCTGGTGGCGCCGCTCGAATCCGCGGTGAAACGTTGGGGATCATCGGCCTCG GACGCGTGGGTCAAGCTGTAGCTCTGCGGGCCAAGGCCTTCGGCTTCGGCGTGATCTTTTACGACCCGTACCTGCCTGACGGCGTGGAGCGCTCGCTGGGCCTGCAGAGAATGGCCACCCTGCAGGACCTGCTCATCCACTCCGACTGCGTTTCCCTTCACTGCAGCCTCAACGAGCACAACCACCACCTCATTAATGACTTCACTATCAAACAG ATGCGTCAGGGGGCCTTCCTGGTGAACACGTCACGAGGCGGTTTGGTTGACGAAAAAGCACTGGCTCAGGCCCTCAAAGAAGGCCGAATACGGGGGGCCGCCCTGGACGTCCACGAGGCGGAACCCTTCAG CTTTTCAACAGGGCCGCTGAAGGACGCTCCCAACCTGATCTGTACCCCGCACACGGCGTGGTACAGCGAGCAGGCCTCGGTGGAGGCGCGCGAAGAGGCAGCCAGAGAAGTGCGCCGGGCCATCACTG gtcgTATCCCTGACAGCCTGAagaactgtgttaataaggaGTACCTGATGGCGGCCTCTCAGTGGCCCAGCATGGAGACTGCCACAGTTCACCCAGAACTGAACGGAGCCACTTACAG ATTTCCTCCTGGTCTGATCGGTGTTGCGGCAGCGGGGGGGCTCCCAGGAACTGGCACAGGCGTTGACAGCCTGGTTACAGGAACCCTGGCCCACGGCATTGCCCCAGTCACCCATCCACCCCACGCCCCCTCCCCGGGGCAACCCGCGAAGGCCGAGGCCGACAGAGACATCCCCTCCGACCAATAG